The following are encoded together in the Pseudoclavibacter endophyticus genome:
- the ettA gene encoding energy-dependent translational throttle protein EttA — protein sequence MAEYIYSMVRARKAVGDKLILDDVTMSFLPGAKIGMVGPNGAGKSTILKIMAGLDTPSNGEASLSPGYTVGILMQEPELDETKNVRENVELGVGEIKGKIDRFNEISAEMAEPDADFDALMDEMGKLQEAIDAADAWDLDSQLEQAMDALRLPPPDAEIAVLSGGEKRRVALCRLLLEKPDLLLLDEPTNHLDAESVQWLEQFLQKYPGAVIAITHDRYFLDNLAEWIAEVDRGRLYPYEGNYSTYLEKKGERLKVQGQKDVKLAKRLAEELEWVRSSAKGRQAKSKARLARYEEMATEAERTRKLDFEEIQIPPGPRLGQVVIEAKDLKKGFDDRVLFEGLSFSLPRNGIVGIIGPNGVGKTTLFKSIVGLEELDDGDLKIGETVRLSYVDQSRGGIDPNKSLWEVVSDGLDYIQVGNVEIPSRAYVSKFGFKGPDQQKKAGVLSGGERNRLNLALTLKQGGNVLLLDEPTNDLDVETLSSLEKALLDFPGCGVVITHDRWFLDRVATHILAYEGTDENPSEWHWFEGNFEGYEEDKVRRLGPEAAKPSRVTYRKLTRD from the coding sequence ATGGCTGAGTACATCTATTCAATGGTTCGCGCCCGCAAGGCGGTGGGCGACAAGCTCATCCTCGACGACGTCACCATGTCGTTTCTCCCCGGAGCGAAGATCGGCATGGTCGGCCCGAACGGCGCTGGCAAGTCGACGATCCTCAAGATCATGGCGGGTCTCGACACCCCCTCGAACGGCGAGGCCTCGCTGAGCCCCGGCTACACGGTCGGCATTCTCATGCAGGAGCCGGAGCTCGACGAGACGAAGAACGTCCGCGAGAACGTCGAACTCGGGGTCGGCGAGATCAAGGGCAAGATCGACCGCTTCAACGAGATCTCGGCAGAGATGGCCGAGCCCGACGCCGACTTCGACGCCCTCATGGACGAGATGGGCAAACTGCAGGAGGCGATCGACGCGGCCGATGCGTGGGATCTCGACTCGCAGCTCGAACAGGCCATGGACGCCCTCCGACTGCCTCCCCCCGACGCCGAAATCGCCGTGCTCTCCGGCGGCGAGAAGCGACGCGTGGCGCTGTGCCGGCTCCTGCTGGAGAAGCCCGACCTGCTGCTGCTCGACGAGCCCACGAACCACCTCGACGCTGAAAGCGTGCAGTGGCTCGAGCAGTTCCTGCAGAAGTACCCGGGCGCCGTCATCGCCATCACGCACGACAGGTACTTCCTCGACAACCTCGCCGAATGGATCGCCGAGGTCGACCGCGGCCGCCTCTATCCGTACGAGGGCAACTACTCGACGTACCTCGAGAAGAAGGGAGAGCGCCTGAAGGTCCAGGGCCAGAAGGACGTCAAGCTCGCCAAGCGGCTCGCGGAAGAACTCGAGTGGGTTCGTTCGAGCGCCAAGGGGCGCCAGGCGAAGTCGAAGGCGCGTCTCGCCCGGTACGAAGAGATGGCCACAGAGGCCGAGCGCACCCGCAAGCTCGACTTCGAGGAGATTCAGATTCCGCCGGGCCCGCGGCTCGGGCAGGTGGTCATCGAGGCCAAAGACCTCAAGAAGGGCTTCGACGACCGGGTGCTGTTCGAGGGGCTCTCGTTCTCGCTGCCCCGCAACGGCATCGTCGGCATCATCGGGCCCAACGGTGTCGGCAAGACCACGCTCTTCAAATCGATCGTCGGCCTCGAGGAGCTCGACGACGGCGACCTCAAGATCGGTGAGACCGTGCGGCTGTCGTACGTCGATCAGTCGCGAGGCGGCATCGACCCCAACAAGTCGCTCTGGGAGGTCGTGAGCGATGGCCTCGACTACATCCAGGTCGGCAATGTCGAGATCCCCTCCCGCGCGTACGTGTCGAAGTTCGGGTTCAAGGGGCCCGACCAGCAGAAGAAGGCCGGTGTGCTCTCGGGCGGGGAACGCAACCGCCTCAACCTCGCGCTCACCCTCAAACAGGGTGGCAACGTGCTGCTGCTCGACGAGCCGACGAACGACCTTGACGTCGAGACCCTGTCGAGCCTTGAGAAGGCCCTGCTCGACTTTCCCGGCTGCGGCGTGGTCATCACGCACGACCGGTGGTTCCTCGACCGCGTCGCGACGCACATCCTGGCCTACGAGGGCACCGACGAGAACCCGAGCGAGTGGCACTGGTTCGAGGGCAACTTCGAGGGCTACGAAGAAGACAAGGTACGCCGTCTGGGCCCCGAGGCCGCCAAGCCCTCACGCGTCACCTACCGCAAGCTCACGCGCGACTAG
- a CDS encoding acyl-CoA thioesterase, whose amino-acid sequence MRYHVPIRLRWSDLDAYNHVNNSRVLSLLEEARVRTFWTSDDGEASPLAVIEGHQGASTQTLIARHEIEYLAAIPYQAQPIDIHLWVGRLGAASCEVGYEVWSPPLEAGPDHTEGRTKYVVAASTIVFIDTASQRPRRISDAERHAWAPYVEEPAKFRGTR is encoded by the coding sequence ATGCGGTATCACGTGCCGATCCGGCTGCGCTGGAGCGATCTCGACGCGTACAACCACGTCAACAATTCGCGTGTGCTCTCACTGCTCGAAGAAGCACGCGTGCGAACCTTCTGGACCAGCGATGACGGCGAGGCGAGCCCGCTCGCCGTCATCGAAGGCCACCAGGGGGCGTCGACGCAAACGCTCATCGCGCGCCACGAGATCGAATACCTCGCGGCGATTCCTTACCAGGCGCAGCCGATCGACATCCACCTGTGGGTGGGGAGGCTTGGCGCTGCCAGCTGCGAGGTGGGCTACGAGGTGTGGAGCCCGCCGCTCGAGGCGGGACCGGACCACACCGAGGGACGCACGAAGTACGTGGTGGCGGCATCCACGATCGTGTTCATCGACACGGCGTCGCAGCGCCCTCGCCGCATCAGCGACGCCGAGCGGCATGCCTGGGCCCCCTACGTCGAGGAACCGGCGAAGTTCAGGGGCACACGGTAG
- the msrA gene encoding peptide-methionine (S)-S-oxide reductase MsrA — MTSFVLAGGCFWCLDAAYRALRGVTDVVSVYTGGSHPAPDYEVVCTGTTGHAEAVRVEFDEEVIPADVILDAFFTMHDPRQLNRQGNDVGTQYRSAMFYEGDEQRERFEAARARADEAWGGGVVTTVEPLGEVFEAEDYHQDFFAKNPGQGYCLAVAVPKVNKIRQRFTEYLKA, encoded by the coding sequence ATGACTTCCTTTGTGCTCGCAGGTGGATGCTTCTGGTGCCTCGACGCGGCGTACCGCGCCCTGCGCGGGGTCACCGACGTCGTCTCGGTCTATACGGGCGGCAGCCATCCCGCTCCCGACTATGAGGTCGTGTGTACCGGCACGACCGGGCACGCCGAGGCCGTGCGCGTCGAGTTCGACGAGGAGGTCATTCCGGCGGACGTGATCCTCGACGCGTTCTTCACGATGCACGACCCGCGGCAGCTCAACCGGCAGGGGAACGACGTCGGCACGCAATACCGCTCCGCGATGTTCTACGAGGGCGACGAACAACGTGAACGCTTCGAGGCCGCCCGGGCGCGCGCCGACGAGGCGTGGGGCGGCGGCGTCGTGACCACCGTTGAACCGCTCGGCGAGGTCTTCGAAGCCGAGGACTATCACCAGGACTTCTTCGCGAAGAACCCCGGTCAGGGATATTGCCTTGCGGTGGCCGTCCCCAAGGTGAACAAGATCCGGCAGCGCTTCACCGAGTATCTGAAGGCGTAG
- a CDS encoding serine hydrolase domain-containing protein has protein sequence MDEWQQSNSIPGVAVAVLDGDDEDVWLLGNDGHADPITSSTPFLIGSVAKTITGTIVLQLVDDGRVALDDTARTHLTWLEHDATIRQLLDHTAGYSAQDGLAVSERYREQLTVTGAARELDHSGEIGSYSYSSANYLVLGALIEQVTGNSFADELHQRITRHVGMDDSGVDGVVPGLPPGHRLWWGSPVAYDPGSEPSGAPYGYLVSTLDDLMAYSRAQLDAGLIPDELRAAAWSDQSGTDSGQGYGLGWRIDVSDGTLRIHHTGATPGYFAHVMLMPEEDRAVIVLANAYSEAGASSLAAAAADIDRLSQGDAAAPRAGDAVLTMLPWMALALAGLAILAFIAGTLRHPRTRTVTASLMVGSVLVALALTIAPMLMGTPWHVISTWTPDAALGLVASIIAWLAVALLLLVRVWRFRPAPARQGV, from the coding sequence TTGGACGAATGGCAGCAGAGCAACTCGATCCCGGGGGTCGCCGTCGCGGTCCTGGACGGGGACGATGAGGATGTCTGGCTGCTCGGCAACGATGGGCATGCCGATCCGATCACGTCGAGCACGCCGTTCCTAATCGGGAGCGTGGCCAAGACGATCACCGGCACAATCGTGCTGCAGCTCGTCGACGACGGGCGGGTCGCGCTCGATGACACCGCGCGGACGCATCTGACCTGGCTCGAACATGACGCCACGATCCGGCAATTGCTCGACCATACCGCCGGATACTCTGCGCAGGATGGCCTCGCCGTCTCAGAACGCTATCGGGAGCAGCTGACGGTCACGGGTGCCGCGCGCGAACTCGATCACTCCGGCGAGATCGGCAGCTACTCCTACAGCAGTGCAAACTACCTGGTGCTCGGTGCACTCATCGAACAGGTCACCGGAAACTCATTCGCCGATGAACTGCACCAGCGCATCACCAGGCACGTCGGCATGGACGACAGTGGCGTCGACGGCGTGGTGCCCGGACTCCCTCCCGGCCATCGGCTGTGGTGGGGCAGCCCGGTCGCCTATGACCCCGGATCGGAGCCTTCCGGTGCTCCCTACGGCTACCTCGTCTCAACACTCGATGACCTCATGGCCTATTCCCGTGCCCAACTCGACGCAGGGCTGATCCCCGACGAGCTGCGCGCAGCCGCCTGGAGCGATCAGTCCGGAACGGACAGCGGGCAAGGCTACGGTCTCGGCTGGCGCATCGACGTCAGCGACGGCACGCTCCGCATCCACCACACCGGCGCGACTCCCGGCTACTTCGCGCACGTCATGCTCATGCCTGAAGAGGACCGCGCGGTCATCGTGCTTGCCAACGCATACTCCGAAGCAGGTGCGTCGAGTCTCGCCGCCGCCGCCGCGGACATCGACCGCCTCAGTCAAGGCGATGCCGCTGCACCACGAGCGGGCGATGCCGTCTTGACCATGCTCCCCTGGATGGCGCTCGCGCTCGCGGGCCTCGCGATCCTCGCATTCATCGCGGGGACCCTGCGCCACCCGAGAACACGAACAGTCACGGCGTCTCTCATGGTCGGCTCCGTGCTCGTCGCTCTCGCACTCACCATCGCGCCCATGCTGATGGGAACTCCCTGGCACGTCATCAGTACCTGGACCCCCGATGCTGCTCTCGGGCTCGTCGCGAGCATCATCGCCTGGTTGGCCGTCGCGCTGCTCCTCCTGGTCAGAGTCTGGCGATTCCGCCCCGCTCCTGCGAGACAGGGCGTCTAG
- a CDS encoding single-stranded DNA-binding protein, with the protein MQNHITLIGRVGGQPDTRTTPWGDLEATFRLATTERWRKKSGEWEDGPTSWFTVRALRGMAESVRDSVDKGQQLIVTGRVRVRPWENDRGSGVAVEIDADHIGPDLLVATAAVTRRPPSNPPAQPGHPDNADRHASTGASTPGPTPGSAPLGATEPQTAAIGAATVPSGDWGAPGAGASRTAEEPPF; encoded by the coding sequence GTGCAGAATCACATCACCCTCATCGGCCGCGTCGGCGGCCAACCGGACACGCGCACCACACCGTGGGGCGACCTGGAAGCCACCTTCAGATTGGCGACCACCGAGCGGTGGCGAAAGAAGTCGGGGGAGTGGGAGGACGGCCCGACGAGCTGGTTCACGGTGCGCGCCCTCCGCGGCATGGCCGAGAGCGTCCGCGACAGCGTCGACAAGGGCCAGCAGCTCATCGTGACGGGCCGAGTGCGAGTGCGCCCATGGGAGAACGATCGCGGCAGCGGCGTTGCCGTCGAAATCGACGCCGATCACATCGGCCCCGACCTGCTCGTCGCGACCGCCGCCGTCACGCGGCGGCCACCGTCGAACCCACCGGCGCAGCCGGGCCACCCGGACAACGCCGACCGCCATGCTTCCACGGGAGCGTCGACGCCCGGTCCAACGCCGGGGTCGGCGCCGCTCGGCGCCACCGAGCCCCAGACCGCCGCGATCGGCGCGGCGACCGTGCCGTCCGGCGACTGGGGCGCGCCCGGTGCCGGTGCCTCGAGGACGGCCGAAGAGCCGCCCTTTTGA
- a CDS encoding TetR/AcrR family transcriptional regulator codes for MSVTMSSAARAAGVSVGLVQHYYDSKEALIVDTLERVLASILGRVERATALAETRHSRIEDMLRAGIEQLLPLDTARREEARLRMAFAGLALDNEELREHQTRFARILRDRAARAIENAGRCGEIPDLGSVDPELEAYVLLSLTEGLCHQLLTSPTGDEGNQARRAIATRMSALFSSACAHRTLSW; via the coding sequence GTGTCGGTGACCATGTCCAGCGCCGCGAGGGCCGCTGGGGTTTCCGTCGGTCTGGTGCAGCACTATTACGACTCGAAGGAAGCGCTGATCGTGGACACGCTCGAGCGCGTACTCGCGAGTATTCTCGGCAGGGTGGAGCGCGCTACCGCGCTCGCCGAAACGCGCCACTCCCGCATTGAAGACATGCTGCGCGCCGGCATCGAGCAGCTCCTGCCCCTCGACACAGCGCGACGTGAAGAAGCGCGTCTGCGTATGGCATTCGCCGGTCTTGCCCTCGATAACGAAGAGCTTCGCGAGCACCAGACGCGCTTCGCTCGGATACTGAGAGACCGAGCGGCTCGAGCGATCGAGAACGCAGGCAGATGTGGCGAGATCCCGGACCTCGGCTCCGTCGACCCGGAGCTGGAGGCTTATGTACTCCTCTCGTTGACGGAGGGCCTCTGCCACCAGTTGCTCACTAGCCCTACCGGTGACGAGGGCAATCAGGCCCGCAGGGCGATAGCGACACGCATGAGCGCACTTTTCTCAAGTGCTTGTGCACATCGAACATTGAGTTGGTAG
- the gdhA gene encoding NADP-specific glutamate dehydrogenase yields the protein MTTPRSIDDLKALISDRNPGEPEFHQAVGEVLDTLDPVLVRHPEHLDLAIVRRIAEPERQIIFRVPWIDDSGNVQVNRGFRVEFNSALGPYKGGLRFHPSVNLGIIKFLGFEQIFKNALTGMPIGGGKGGSDFDPRGKSQREVMAFCQSFMTELFRHIGEHTDVPAGDIGVGRREIGYLFGQYKRLTNRFEAGVLTGKGMSWGGSLVRTEATGYGTVYFAEEMLRTQGESMDGKTVVVSGSGNVALYAIEKAHQLGARVVTASDSSGAVYDPDGIDLELLKQLKEVERGRISEYAERKGGAAEFRSGRNAVWEVPADVALPCATQNELDEDAAITLVKHGVRVVAEGANMPCTSAAINVLQRAEGTLFGPGKAANAGGVATSALEMQQNASRDSWSFEYTEERLRTIMVDIHARCRETASEYDRPDDYVLGANIAGFSKVVEAMLAQGVI from the coding sequence ATGACGACACCCCGGTCGATTGACGACCTGAAAGCCCTCATCTCCGACCGCAACCCGGGCGAGCCCGAGTTCCATCAGGCCGTCGGCGAGGTCCTCGACACCCTCGATCCCGTACTGGTGCGCCACCCGGAACATCTCGATCTGGCGATCGTGCGACGCATCGCCGAGCCGGAACGACAAATCATCTTTCGCGTGCCGTGGATCGATGACAGCGGCAACGTGCAGGTCAACCGGGGCTTCCGCGTCGAGTTCAACTCGGCGCTCGGTCCGTACAAGGGCGGCCTGCGGTTCCACCCGTCGGTCAATCTCGGCATCATCAAGTTCCTCGGCTTCGAGCAGATCTTCAAGAACGCGTTGACGGGCATGCCCATCGGCGGCGGGAAGGGCGGCAGCGACTTCGATCCGCGCGGCAAGAGCCAGCGCGAGGTCATGGCGTTCTGCCAGTCGTTCATGACCGAGCTCTTCCGTCACATCGGCGAGCACACCGACGTGCCCGCGGGCGACATCGGCGTCGGCAGGCGAGAGATCGGGTACCTCTTCGGCCAGTACAAGCGCCTCACGAACCGCTTCGAAGCTGGGGTGCTGACCGGCAAGGGAATGTCATGGGGCGGGTCGCTCGTCCGCACCGAGGCGACGGGCTACGGCACCGTCTACTTCGCCGAGGAGATGCTCCGCACGCAGGGCGAGTCGATGGATGGCAAGACCGTCGTGGTGTCGGGTTCGGGCAACGTGGCGCTGTACGCGATCGAGAAGGCGCATCAGCTCGGTGCGCGCGTCGTCACCGCCTCCGATTCCTCCGGTGCCGTGTACGACCCCGATGGCATCGACCTCGAGCTGCTCAAGCAGCTGAAGGAGGTCGAGCGCGGCCGTATCAGCGAGTACGCCGAACGAAAAGGCGGCGCGGCTGAGTTCCGGTCGGGGCGCAATGCCGTCTGGGAGGTGCCGGCGGACGTCGCGCTGCCGTGCGCGACGCAGAACGAACTCGACGAGGATGCGGCGATCACGCTCGTCAAGCACGGGGTGAGGGTGGTGGCCGAGGGCGCGAACATGCCGTGCACCTCGGCGGCCATCAACGTGCTGCAGCGGGCCGAGGGCACGCTCTTCGGGCCGGGCAAGGCGGCGAACGCTGGTGGTGTGGCGACAAGTGCGCTCGAGATGCAGCAGAACGCCTCACGCGACTCGTGGTCGTTCGAATACACCGAGGAGCGGCTTCGGACGATCATGGTCGACATCCATGCCCGCTGCCGCGAGACCGCCAGCGAATACGACAGGCCAGACGACTACGTGCTCGGCGCCAACATCGCGGGCTTCTCGAAGGTCGTCGAGGCGATGCTCGCGCAGGGCGTCATCTAG
- a CDS encoding mechanosensitive ion channel family protein, with translation MLPQITFFELVDTFQVPLWILAYILGGLLLRWGLQFLIRRFVNQVVSGVKKRKGADDTQELMVKSPLAAVRTVQRTRTIGSVLSNVVTVTIVVVVVMLCIGRAAPNVLASLSLLSAAVGAGLGFGAQKIVGDVLNGLFMVMEDQLGVGDEVDMGEAVGIVEKVGVRVTQVRDVNGTLWFVRNGEVVRVGSNSQGWNRAIIDLAVPYLVDRRLVEETMLGAAMGLYQDPAWGVKFFEAPQIWGLETISAEAVVVRLVAKTKAGTRWEVQRELRARIQEAFKRNGIALPPLNTIVFDGVNGIANRVQRFNPQNPAATDPGSEERA, from the coding sequence ATGCTTCCCCAGATCACCTTCTTCGAACTCGTCGACACGTTCCAGGTCCCGCTGTGGATCCTCGCCTATATCCTCGGCGGCCTCCTGCTGCGCTGGGGCCTGCAGTTCCTGATCCGCAGGTTCGTCAACCAGGTCGTCAGCGGCGTCAAGAAGCGCAAGGGCGCCGACGACACGCAAGAGCTCATGGTCAAGTCGCCGCTGGCGGCGGTGCGGACGGTGCAGCGCACGCGCACGATCGGCTCGGTGCTGTCGAATGTGGTCACGGTCACCATCGTCGTCGTCGTCGTGATGCTGTGCATCGGCAGGGCGGCGCCGAACGTGCTGGCCTCCCTCTCGCTGCTGTCTGCCGCCGTCGGTGCGGGCCTCGGTTTCGGAGCGCAGAAGATCGTCGGCGACGTGCTCAACGGCCTGTTCATGGTCATGGAGGACCAACTCGGGGTGGGCGACGAGGTCGACATGGGCGAGGCGGTCGGCATCGTGGAGAAGGTGGGGGTGCGTGTTACGCAGGTGCGTGACGTCAACGGCACCCTCTGGTTCGTGCGCAACGGCGAGGTCGTGCGCGTCGGCAGCAATTCGCAGGGGTGGAACCGAGCGATCATCGATCTCGCGGTCCCGTACCTCGTCGATCGCAGGCTCGTCGAAGAAACCATGCTCGGCGCGGCGATGGGCCTGTACCAGGATCCGGCGTGGGGCGTGAAGTTCTTCGAGGCACCGCAGATCTGGGGGCTCGAGACCATCTCGGCCGAGGCCGTCGTCGTGCGTCTCGTCGCGAAGACGAAGGCGGGCACCCGATGGGAGGTCCAGCGCGAACTGCGGGCGCGCATCCAGGAGGCCTTCAAGCGCAACGGCATCGCGCTGCCGCCGCTCAACACGATCGTGTTCGACGGGGTCAACGGAATAGCGAACCGGGTCCAACGGTTCAACCCTCAGAATCCGGCCGCAACCGATCCCGGCAGCGAGGAGCGCGCATGA
- the nadE gene encoding ammonia-dependent NAD(+) synthetase has product MRALQSQIMSELGVNPSIDPRREVDSRIAFLADYLTVTGAAGYVLGISGGQDSTLAGKLAQLAVERVRADGGDATFVAVRLPHGVQADEDDAQLALDFIAPDERVTFNIKPATDGIEQEFETATGVSITDFTKGNVKARQRAVAQYALAGDRRLLVVGTDHAAEAVTGFFTKYGDGAADLMPLTGLTKRQGRALLEALEAPSALYTKTPTADLLDDAPGQSDEEDLGLQYVDIDTYLEGGEVADEVAERIARMYWATRHKRTVPATPFDTWWREALPGT; this is encoded by the coding sequence ATGCGAGCACTGCAGTCGCAGATCATGAGTGAGCTCGGCGTCAACCCGAGCATCGACCCGCGACGTGAGGTCGACTCGCGCATCGCATTCCTGGCCGACTATCTCACGGTCACGGGAGCCGCCGGCTACGTGCTTGGCATCTCCGGCGGGCAGGATTCGACGCTCGCGGGCAAGCTGGCCCAGCTCGCCGTCGAACGCGTCCGCGCCGACGGCGGCGATGCGACGTTCGTCGCCGTCCGGCTTCCACACGGCGTGCAGGCCGACGAGGACGATGCGCAGCTCGCCCTCGACTTCATCGCCCCGGATGAGCGGGTGACGTTCAACATCAAGCCCGCGACCGACGGCATCGAGCAGGAGTTCGAGACGGCAACGGGCGTATCGATCACCGACTTCACGAAGGGCAACGTGAAGGCACGGCAGCGCGCGGTGGCGCAGTACGCGCTCGCGGGCGACCGGCGCCTGCTTGTGGTCGGCACCGACCACGCAGCCGAGGCCGTGACCGGGTTCTTCACGAAGTACGGCGACGGGGCCGCCGACCTCATGCCGCTGACCGGGCTCACGAAGCGGCAGGGACGCGCCCTGCTCGAGGCCCTTGAGGCGCCGTCGGCGCTGTACACGAAGACCCCGACCGCCGACCTGCTCGACGACGCCCCCGGGCAGTCCGACGAAGAAGACCTCGGTCTTCAGTACGTCGACATCGATACCTATCTCGAGGGCGGCGAGGTCGCCGACGAGGTCGCCGAGAGGATCGCGCGCATGTACTGGGCGACGCGCCACAAGCGCACCGTTCCTGCCACGCCGTTCGACACGTGGTGGCGCGAGGCACTTCCGGGCACGTAA
- a CDS encoding globin, translating to MKSSVQLGGNPEALPTFFDEVGGQATFDRLTSAFYERVRRDEVLWPMYPQDDLDGAIWRLSHFLAQYFEGPSTYSQERGHPRLRMRHHAFRVNPDARDRWLRHMTDALNELCAAPDSRISPMHRLTMLEYFDRAAHAMVNTFDASPQPPERA from the coding sequence ATGAAATCGTCGGTTCAGCTCGGCGGCAACCCCGAGGCGCTCCCGACGTTTTTCGACGAGGTGGGCGGACAGGCCACATTCGATCGGCTGACGAGCGCGTTCTACGAGCGCGTGCGGCGCGACGAGGTGTTGTGGCCCATGTATCCGCAGGACGACCTCGACGGCGCGATCTGGCGGCTCTCCCACTTCCTGGCGCAGTACTTCGAGGGCCCGAGCACCTACTCCCAGGAGCGCGGGCATCCGCGGCTCCGCATGCGTCACCACGCGTTCCGGGTGAACCCGGATGCTCGCGACCGGTGGCTGCGGCACATGACGGATGCGCTCAACGAGCTGTGCGCCGCGCCCGACTCGCGCATCTCGCCCATGCACCGGCTCACGATGCTCGAGTACTTCGACCGAGCGGCGCACGCGATGGTCAACACATTCGATGCGTCGCCGCAGCCACCGGAACGCGCCTAG
- a CDS encoding acyl-CoA thioesterase — translation MPPLQAFLSTLNLSDTGARTTLDIFTGPSQWMPHGRVFGGQVVAQSIMAAMRTIDDDRPIHSMHGYFLRPGDIHQPITFSVDRTHDGNSFTTRSVRAYQGGKTIFSMIGSFQIEEPGLEHAATMPAGVPEPESLPSEAEHVEAAGEALANYWVHRRPFAIRHVGHPIYLTPDDERSPSQAVWVKTVGEMPDDPSLHAAALAYVSDYVLLEPMLRMHGLSWIDPRLRVASLDHAMWWHRFARVDEWLLYVAEATNAQSGRGLSFGRFFTRDGRHIASVAQEGMMRLKQ, via the coding sequence ATGCCGCCCCTGCAGGCGTTCCTCTCGACCCTGAACCTCAGTGACACCGGGGCCCGCACGACGCTCGACATCTTCACGGGTCCGAGTCAGTGGATGCCGCACGGGCGCGTCTTCGGCGGTCAGGTCGTCGCGCAGTCGATCATGGCCGCGATGCGCACGATCGACGACGATCGGCCGATCCATTCGATGCACGGCTACTTCTTGCGCCCGGGCGACATCCATCAGCCGATCACGTTCTCGGTCGACCGCACGCACGACGGCAACTCCTTCACGACGCGCTCGGTGCGCGCGTACCAGGGCGGGAAGACGATCTTCTCGATGATCGGCTCGTTTCAGATCGAGGAGCCCGGCCTCGAGCATGCGGCCACGATGCCGGCGGGCGTGCCCGAACCCGAGTCGCTTCCGAGCGAGGCGGAGCACGTCGAAGCGGCCGGCGAGGCACTCGCCAATTACTGGGTGCACCGCCGCCCCTTCGCCATACGGCACGTCGGGCATCCCATCTACCTCACGCCGGACGACGAACGTTCGCCGTCGCAGGCCGTGTGGGTCAAGACCGTCGGCGAGATGCCCGACGATCCTTCGCTGCACGCGGCGGCACTCGCGTACGTGAGCGACTACGTGCTGCTCGAACCGATGTTGCGCATGCACGGTCTGTCATGGATCGACCCGCGCCTTCGCGTCGCGAGCCTCGACCACGCGATGTGGTGGCACCGGTTCGCGCGGGTCGACGAATGGCTGCTGTACGTCGCCGAGGCGACCAATGCGCAGAGCGGGCGCGGACTTTCGTTTGGCCGCTTCTTCACGCGTGACGGACGGCACATCGCGAGCGTCGCACAGGAGGGCATGATGCGGCTCAAGCAGTAG